From Oreochromis niloticus isolate F11D_XX linkage group LG15, O_niloticus_UMD_NMBU, whole genome shotgun sequence:
TAAAATAATCATCCAGACTGTTTATATGCTGGTGTAACACGTCACAATAAAATGACAATATTTTGATGAGGGTTTTATCTGCACTGAGCTTCCTGTCTTGACAAAGCACACAGAGACAGTGCAGGGAGCAAAGCTGCAGGTTTTAATAACAGTGTTTTGAACAGCCGGGACAACCTGCCTCAGACTCTCGCAGCTGCTTATGAATTGGTCATAAGGATGCTTTCTGTTTGTTACAGAATTTTATGTTAGATGATCCCTAAGTTGGGACTGCTCCAGCTGTTAAGATTTAAGGAGAAATTAAAGTCAGAAGAGACCAGGTGCATGAGAACAGATGAGAAAAATGATTTGTTGGGGAACAATTCAATccctggacaaaaaaaaaaagaaaactgcccTTTTAACCTTCAACCAAAGTCCCCACAGAGCGTCTCCAAGGCAGAAAAATGACTGCTTCAGCTGTGAACATCTgcgtagattaaaaaaaattgaaaaacactgggggaaaaaaagctttaaagagGTCACAAACAGGACACAGACCAAAGAAGTGACCGTTTACTGACTTGATTCTCCTTGCTACTGCTCGAGTTTTGAATTTTCGAACAACATGTCTTACGTATTCCCAGATCCGTTCTGCAGCTGCTCCTGTGGTTAGGCAAGTGCTTTGGGCTCTGGTTTATGTAATGACTGCAAAGcaacacacatatacagtacGGCTGACTGAGCTGCTGCATGGCCAACACTGTGGCAAGCCGAAACAGAATCATTACAAACACTTTCACTTATTAAATTGGCATGCTGCTGAATGCAAGAgtttatttcatggttcagtgCAAAGGAGTCAAGAGCAACGCCAGGATTTGAAGGCCAGAAACATGTCCTGATACTAGATTCATAGGAACAGAAGTATTTATCTTTATAGACAGAGAATAGAAAAAATGAAGCTTTAGGAGTTTAAGTGGAGCCTTTTGATATGAAAAGGTTGACGTGGATGAATTGgatgaatgggtgtgaataTAAACACAAGTCAATTATGAGCAAACTCAAGGCACTTTTGCATTAAACGACTAAAAAACGGAAGCGTGTAGCAGCAACCACCTGCCAGCGAGTCTGTCTTCCTTAAACGTCCTCACAACACGCTGCTCAAAGGTTTGTGATGATGGGTCTTCTGACACGTCAACAAAGCTGTCAGAGAGAAACTCCTTCGAGCTCTGTGCGACATACATACACTACTAATGCTTATGAATTTAACACTCAAAGGTTCGCTGAggtcagaataaaaaaatattcacagAAACCATAAATCGGACATGAACACTAACAGTCAAAGGTACACTTTTCAAAATTAGGTGATCATACCCTCCAGACCCACTGCAAAAATGCAGAACAAGAGCTCCACACAGTGGAGAAAGTAAATCTAGGCACAATTTGCTCACGATTTTGGGAACGTCAGCCTGCTGGAGGACCTTTCGTTAACATTTAACAAAATGGAGCCTTAAtatcttcttccttttcttttctttgtctcaGCTTTGCCCTTCACCTGTGAGCCATTCAGGCTGTACTTCAGTGGTCGGTCTgtgaaaagaaaatacacaaaatacaaGAAGACAGAGAGTAAATGTACAGCTTTTACTGTGAGCTTTTAGGGGCAACGGGAGACTTTTTCCAGTAAAACATGACAAAGTTGCTGCTGTTTTacataacataaaacattttattgagcAGATAGCAGAGTGATAGTAGACTGACTCTGTCCTATTGCAACATTTATAGCAGATTATAGTGACAGTGTCGGCATGCTTGACAATCTCATTTTGcaacaaaacattttgtgatttttttgttaCTATTATACTCAACATTTGCCAGTAATTATTCGCACAACTACCTGCCAATCCAAAACTCTAAACTATTTAAGTCACTATCGCAGTAAActaacaaaagcagaaaatattaacattttagaAAACCGAGCAAGattgcttttttcatttttcctttaaaaattgAGATTAAATTATAAAAATGACTAATTAGTCATGAGATCCTTTCTATGTCAAGACATCATTTTCAGAATTATTTCCACTAAAATGAACACAAACCAACCTGGGCAAAGGATTTTTGTCAGTGAAGCTTTCACTTCAAAAAGCTCGGGGTTCTCCTTTGAGTCTTCCGTGGCATGGAAGCTCGTGAAGTGAAGCGCAAGCCACCAGTCTTTTCTTTCAGCCATCTTTTCACAGACAATGTTCTCCCAGTCTACTCTGTTAACATTACATAACAGCAAGAAACAATAATAAAGTATGATCTGTTTCAAGCTgaattaaaaatataacttaGAAAAAAACCACACATACTGATTTTGAAGTTTTTGGATCACTGCCTTTAAACGCATCCACACTTCCAGGTTGCTCCCCCAGCAATTGAAGTCCAGCATTTCCAGGACAACTCCTAAAGCTTTCGTGGTGTCACTTTGTTTCTCTTAAAGAGCAAAaatcatatattttttattacatgAGAGATAGCATGATTTAGAGACACAGCTCTAACCTTGGAGAAATCAAACAAAGGAATTAACGTTACAGAGAACAGCTAGCAGTAAATAACTTTTCTATACATTTACTTTGACAGATTTTAATTCGGCTTATCATCAATTTTGCAGCAAGACTGAACTTTATTTGGCAAATGGTAGACATTTAAATCCATATTTAATTCCCTTTTACCTGACTGAAGCAGGAGAGAGCTATACTCCAGCATCAACTCATGGCTGGGGACCAATGCATGGAGGACCTACAGCAAAACAAATGGACATTTTAAGCTTTTGAAACTGAATTGGATACAGTGtgtcttttcattttttgtccACAGAGCTTTAAATCTAATAACAGCCAATTTAAAACCTTATTCAGTGTGAAGTTTAACAGGGATCACTCCAGTTTTCCCCTCTTTCAACCTCCAAATACACaaactataaaatatttatcattAATACCGTTTGAACACCTAGATTCCAatttaaattacatttcttGAGACATCTTTAAAGCACTGATTGAAATAGTAAATTGTTACAGTGAGTTTCATATGCAGCTTTACCTTCAACACTTTCATCAGTCTCTTCTCCGAAGCACCTTGTCGCTTTAAGTACTGGTAGAGGTAGACATGCGCGTTGGGATTGGGTGGGAAATTGCTGTCATACGCATAGTCATTCAGGACTTGCAGAGCCTCCTTGTGATGCTCATAAAAGTCGAGCATCTGCCAAAAAGGTAAAACAACAGTCATGTGATCAGTACTAATATTTTCCTTAcactaaacaacaacaaacctaTAAACAGGGCAACATGTGACAAACAGGAAGAGGCTATGTCTTACTGCATTAATTTGATCTCTTTATAAACTGCTACTGATGAAAGCAGACGATAGAATTAGGTCATGAAAAAACACCGACGTTTTATTAACATTTAATCAACATTACTAAAAAAGACAGCTGTAAACAAAATGTGCATTTCTATGCAACATTTCAAAGACTTTCAACTTTATACAAGGTGCCATTGATGTTGTGCTTGTAGTCAACAGCAAATGTTAGATCTGCCGTCCATTTGTACCTGAGAACTCTGTGAtgtcctttcttttcttttgacaaAACTCTTTAATTTCTGCAGTCAGGTCCTGAACTCTTTAGCCCTCTCCCCAGGCTGAGCCACCTGACAACCAAGTGGTAGTCTCAGTCACCACAGTCTACTGTTCCTCCAAATATGCAACAAACGGTCTCTGGTTCAGTGCTCTTTCCCTGAGTACGTTTTAACTATTTTAGTTACAACATGGTTAATTTTTAGCACTGAATTATAAAATGCTTCCTGCTGCATAACACAATGGAAAAGTACCAACTCCATTGTGGAATTGGTACTTCCACAACATTTTTCCTCTCAAGTTTGGAGACCTATTGATTGTCTATCCAACCATGTGGTTACGTCAGTGAACAAATCTCTCCCTGGTTTCACTGAGTGCAGTGCTGCCAGCTCCTCCGTAATCTTAAACTCCTTTTTTTATCCCATGTAAAGAGGAGTAACTGGGCTATGTCACTGATATCAAAGCTCTGGTCCAGAGCCAAGgagaaaaagtcaaaattttctgctttgtttttcaaCTGTAGCTCCAGATTTCCCCACAATGTCCTTGATCCATCTTGTTATGGATGTTATGTTAGCATGTCACAGTCCACCTAATGTCCACCAGAGAATGCCTTACAGCTTATTTTGTAAGAAAACGCAAAGCTGGTCAACCATGGATGCTGGTAGCATCCATAAACTCTCGTATTTCACAGTGTGTTTAGTAAGtaagtatgtctgtgaaggttctcagtcatccaggtcatcgtagtctaaggagcttggaaagaaaagcgtctggacttctttaagttgcttgaagacgtttcacctctcatccgagaagcttcttcagtaagtaagtaaaagtttatttatatagcacttttcacagacagaTGTCACGAAGTGCTTCACAAGAGAGGTAACGAAAACAAATCATAAATACATCATAAAAACTCTGGTctaattaaaagctttttgaaataaaaacgTCTTTAGCTGCTTTTTGAAGGTCTCCACCGAGTCCAGACACTGTAAAAATAGAGGAAGTGCATTCCACAGTCTGGGTGCAACAGCTTGGAAAGACCAGTCCCCTCGAGTTCTGAAACGAGTGTGGGGAACCACTAAAGGTTTTGACACAATGATCTCAGGTTACGAGAGTCTAATGATGATCCaaactttaaaatttaaatgcagcaatctgcttttttttttttttttttttttttttaatctcttgtCCTATGACACCTGTGATAGGCTTCAGCGCCCCTTCgatcctgaattggataagcagaaaaaaactgaatggATGAAGTAAAGGAAGGAATGAGTGTTTACCTCAACATATCTCAGTATGAAAGAATCCCAGACGCCTGgatttttcaaaatctcctcaaGATTCACTGAGGCTTGTCTGAAGTAGTTTTGCATGGTTTGATTGGAATCAGATTCATAATAATCtgaaaaaaagagcaccaaacATCAAAGATGTGAGCCCAGATAGACAgattttcacacacaaaaacatttttccccAACAtaatgaatttgaattgctctgTCAAACACAGTTCCCATGTCTGACCTGTAGGTGGCAGTGTGACTTCACACGAGCCTCCAACACGCCTGTTCCTGAGAAACCTAAATAATGGATGTTCTGGGCTGTTATGCTGCGTGCCGCCTTACCGCTGCTGGAGCGTGTCGACTTTTTGACACACCAGATGATATAATCCAGCAGGCCCCTGTAGGCCTGGATCAGTTTAATATTCTGAATCTGAGCTGCTGTCTCTTTCCCGTGCCTCCAACTCTCAGCACTAGCAAGATGCCGCTTTGCATCTTCAATCTGCTGGTGGAGCAGGAGGTGGAAGGAATGTTCCAGAGAAATCTAGAAACACAAAATGACAACACCTCATAACAAAAAAATATGCAGATTCACATGAAAACTGCACCGCAGCCACTTTTATTAGTTGAAGTACCATAAGGTAATGTCTAAATCCCGAATGCTTCATTCGCTCATAGATGGTGTTGTAATCTTCCATTGTTGAGTTGGGATGATGGTGAAAGATCTCAGTGGCAGTTCTCCAAATAAACTGAAATTTCAAAGAGAGCATTAACGTCAAGGATGAAAATGAATGCAGTACTGTAGCTGAGTGTTTAAACAAATCTTCATTAATTCTACATCTTGTACGCCTGCACTTTGACTAAACAACTGTAAAACTATTAAGTTTAGGGCCTTTATGGAAGTAATTCCTCTTTTACAGCCTGGGAGCGAAACCAAATATTTCATTCACGCTGTGGTGTACAACTGTGTGCAATTATGTGGCTTATAAGTCCATATGAATGGATATATGACCAAAGGAATTATAAAATCTACCTCCTTAGATGGTTGTGCTGTGAAAAGATTTCTGTCTTCTAAAATTTGGGGGTAGTACACCATATATTCTGCTGCCTCCTCCCATCTGTGGTGCAGCATGGCTTCTCTGATGCGCTCCCGACACATGCTGGTGGTCCGGCGAAACCCATTCTGTTGAGTCTGATCTGAAGATGAAAGGTATGAGTTCCAAATCTCAGAGAACATTGGATTTGTGAGGCTGATAGAAACATTTTTGATaccttttaaatttgttttaataaagaaataaaacattttttatttcacattaaAGTGAAGAAATTATTTCTTAATTACCTCTGACAAAACTTTTCTATAATGTAAAATCCATGACTATGCAGAAGCCAGCAAACAGTGCATTGATCAGTAAGCAATAACTCTTGCATCTAATATGTCCTCTGCTGTCtaacagaaaaatgtatttatggaAATGCTGCACAACCCACCTCCATATATGGGTTTAACCAAAGGGAACTTTGATTTCTTCCCTCCTTTTGAAGAGTTGTCCTCTGAGGAGTCAGAGTCATTCCTTAAGTCAATGTGAGGCTCCAGCTCTCTGTCGAAGTCATCCATAATCAGCACAGCAGTTAGACTCAGTCAGGACACTTTAACCGGCTCGTctgcaagaagaaaaaaagtctgtGCTGAGATCGAGAAAGTATCGATTCCTTCAGTCATGCCTCTCCTACATTACATATATTGAGAGTGCGAAAAGCCtgttcataaacaccaaagaaATTAGTAAAAACTACACAAATTTATATTTCTTCCTTTGTAAAAGTTGTGTGTTATTATATAAGACAAAGCAATCAAAACAGGCACTGTTTGATGAACACTTATTTAAAGATATCCATGGCAACAAATTCCAATTACACCACAGTGCTACTGCGCTAAAAATTGTTTATCAAAAtggtaaaatgtaaatgaactGGTTCTTACATAGCACTACTACTCTATCTGAGCATTCAAAATGCTTTAAACAACTTGCCTcgttcacccattcacacaagcactttttctatgGTCTTTCCttgtaagtgctttctatctaaacTTCACAcgcattcatactctgatggatgcatcggagagcaacttggggttagtattttGCCCCCACAACCCTAAGCCAAACCATATCATGCAAAAATCTTAGATACTTTGGATCGAAATTTATTCTGCAACATGACAATTACTCCAAACATGCAGTGCTTAATAAATTTATgtcataaaaaaacaagaaaaaaatatgttaaaaattaACATAAACTTGTTTTAAACCAAAAAGTACATTTGTTATTTATTAGTCAAATAACAAACTGAATTCACTTTGTATACCGAAATTTGAGCTGAGCTATTTTCTTCTGGTTAGGAAGTAAACAGAAGtagtaaataactgtaatttgacatcttaatcagaaaataaatatGGCCTTAagattttttctgcttttctgtaaaatagtAAACGTAAAACTTTATGGTTAAgaacaataattatattttgtcattaaaaaatataatttcaaatTAAAGACCTTATGCATACTGGTGGATTAACCATTACAAAAGCATAAAAATTATTTTGGTAAATACCAGTACTGTTCATTTAGGGTGGCTGTGGCATAAAcctaataaatttgttaagcactgtatATTGCCAGagtaattttttaaagaaaaaaaaacagtcaatcTGGGATTGCATACAGACACAAGATCAAATCAGGCAGCTTGAATCCACTGTAGAAATGTTTGGAACAACCTGCCCAGTAGCTTAAAAACGTTGGGTATGAGAACATAGAAGCATTACTGctgttttaaagacaaaaacactCACTTTAGGACTTTACTTGTGTCTGTGTACGACACTTCCTGAGACGGTAACTGACCAAATAAAAGTATTCAATACTTAGTAGAGGCTGAAATATTGGCACAGTACTGCATTTAAACAGATGTGCTTGCCAATAGTTCAATGATGTGTATTAGAGCAAGATCGCTTCAAAAACTTTCATAATATAATTGGTTACTTTATACTAGAGTTGGCAATGTGCAATTGATAAAACTTTGGACATCTACACATGGGATATACCAGTGTTATTACAGTCTTCTATTGGCGAGCTATTCTTTGCAGCTGTATTTGATGCTAACTCACTAGCTTTCAGCTTATTTAGAGGCCACTGACAAACTACAACTTTACTTTTTAAGATATcaagaaatgaacatttttcctCAAAAACACAAGGAAAAGGTCTGTTTTCTTCCGACTTACCCACAAGTTTTAAGTTTGCTCAGACTGTTCTGGAGGAGTTTGTTTATCCACCGTACCGATGTTAACAGCTACCTGCATCAGAGAGCTAACGTCCTATCCATTGAGCATTGCTGTTGTTACTCTTGAAAATTAATATAATGCACCGGATTGTTGTGCAGTTGATTTCTGTGACTTCCACGCGTTGTTTTTGACCGCCATGCTTTAACAGCTAAGGAAGTACAGTAGGAAGCTACGCTGCCATTGGCTGCTGTACCCGGAAAGGGCGGGGCAAATACttttctccttcctcctctGAACTGAAGCGAAGAAACCTTGGAAAAATGACTCCTGTTTACAGATATTTCCGCTTTTGTGTTTCTATAAAATGTTGCgttcaagaaaaaaagaggaaaaacaaggaTAAGAAACCCTAGATACAAATCAGCATTGTTTAGGCTCTCCAATTTACTTTCTCTACGCgtttatttatattaaacaTGGGCTGTGTATAAAATGCAttattttgtaactttttacattttcacgtttttttgtttgtttttttaccattactccaaaaatatttaggtatgaaATACTGAACTTTTTACTTCACaccatttattttaaagatttAGTTCCTTATTATCTTTCActcagaaggatagcagcaagagtaaAACGGCAGGTTTAGAATATGTTaatgagacctgctatgatgtatggttaGGAGATGTTGGtcctgacaaaaagacaggaggcagagttgaagatgctCATTTTTCATTAGGAGAGACGAGAAGaccctagacaaagttaaagggacaaggctgagatggtttggacatgtgcagaggaggggcAGATATACTGGACAAGTGATGTTCAACATGGGTCTGGCAGGCAGGAGGAAacgaggaagaccacagaggaggtTCATGAATTTAGTGAGGGATGACATGCAAAGGgtgacagagaacagaggagGATGCAAGGGACAGGATTAGATGGAGCCAGATGATCAGCTATGGCAACCCATAAGGGTAGGATTATAACTTTATTATATGGGGTCTAAATTTTTCTTTTACCAATTTTCAGAATAGTTACTTAGTAGAAAACAATTATCAGGATCTTGTGTAGTGCCACTTTTCATCAGCACAGAGGCTCAGTGGTTAGTGCTACTGAAAACCTGGCAGGGCTCTTTTGTGTGGTGTTTACATCTTCTCCCTGTCCTTGCACGGGTTTGCTGTTAATCTCATTAATTTCCATCATCGGTTAAATAAATgctaatgataaaaatataataagatGCCATTTTTATGAGGGCAGAGGGTTCACATGAGCCTGAAAATCATGCCCAGTGTTCTctccactttatt
This genomic window contains:
- the taf1a gene encoding TATA box-binding protein-associated factor RNA polymerase I subunit A, with the translated sequence MDDFDRELEPHIDLRNDSDSSEDNSSKGGKKSKFPLVKPIYGDQTQQNGFRRTTSMCRERIREAMLHHRWEEAAEYMVYYPQILEDRNLFTAQPSKEFIWRTATEIFHHHPNSTMEDYNTIYERMKHSGFRHYLMISLEHSFHLLLHQQIEDAKRHLASAESWRHGKETAAQIQNIKLIQAYRGLLDYIIWCVKKSTRSSSDYYESDSNQTMQNYFRQASVNLEEILKNPGVWDSFILRYVEMLDFYEHHKEALQVLNDYAYDSNFPPNPNAHVYLYQYLKRQGASEKRLMKVLKVLHALVPSHELMLEYSSLLLQSEKQSDTTKALGVVLEMLDFNCWGSNLEVWMRLKAVIQKLQNQVDWENIVCEKMAERKDWWLALHFTSFHATEDSKENPELFEVKASLTKILCPDRPLKYSLNGSQVKGKAETKKRKGRRY